The following coding sequences lie in one Heliomicrobium undosum genomic window:
- a CDS encoding methyltransferase family protein, producing METLQSHFHQWGAVLFFTVVYAVALLFVPFYKKMNRKPATAYMAFVLAFAIEMHGIPMSMYLISWGIGKNLPEGFLWGHTLFDQIGYTGMYLNIACATVALIIIANGWYNIYHKYWSKESGKGKVVKTGVYRYIRHPQYTGFMLLTVGMIFEWATLPMLLMWPFIAVMYYRLAKREEQDMIREFGEEYVMYMQKTKRFIPFVI from the coding sequence ATGGAAACGCTGCAAAGCCATTTTCACCAGTGGGGAGCGGTGCTCTTTTTCACCGTCGTCTATGCCGTCGCTTTGTTGTTCGTGCCCTTTTACAAGAAGATGAACCGCAAACCGGCCACGGCCTACATGGCCTTCGTGCTCGCTTTTGCCATTGAGATGCATGGCATCCCCATGAGTATGTACCTGATCTCCTGGGGCATCGGCAAAAACCTGCCCGAAGGCTTCTTGTGGGGACACACCCTTTTTGACCAGATCGGCTACACGGGGATGTACCTGAACATCGCCTGCGCCACCGTGGCCCTGATTATCATCGCCAACGGCTGGTACAACATCTACCACAAATACTGGTCCAAAGAATCGGGTAAGGGGAAGGTCGTCAAGACCGGGGTGTACCGGTACATCCGCCACCCCCAGTATACGGGCTTTATGCTGCTGACCGTCGGGATGATCTTCGAGTGGGCCACGCTGCCCATGCTGCTCATGTGGCCCTTCATTGCCGTCATGTATTACCGCCTCGCCAAGAGGGAAGAGCAGGACATGATCCGCGAGTTCGGCGAGGAGTATGTCATGTACATGCAAAAAACGAAGCGGTTTATCCCCTTCGTCATCTGA